The Gammaproteobacteria bacterium genome includes the window CCTATTTTTTCAAAGATTTACATTTATTTTATGCAAAGTCAAGTTAAATCCGCCCCGGACAAACCCGCAAAGACGGCCTTTTGTCCGGGTGCGGATGCGACAAACCGGGGCGCAACGCAGGAGGACGAGCCATGAGCGGGAATAGCAATACGGAGCAACTGCAGGAAACGATCGAAGAGGGGTTCGCGCGATGCGAACAGCTCTCCCCCGACCGCGCCGCGGAGGCGCCCTTGCGCGAAGCCGTGCAACAGGCACTGGCGGAGCTGAACGAGGGGCGCCTGCGGGTGGCCGAGAAGCACGATGGCAAATGGCGGGTGCGCCAGTGGCTGAAAAAGGCCATCCTGTTGTCCTTTCGCCTGGAGGCGAACCGCCGCATTCCCGGGGGGTTCACCAATTACTATGACAAGGTCCGGCCCAAATTCTCCGATATGGAGGAAAAGCAATTCGCGGCGCTGGGCATTCGAGCAGTGCCGCCGGCGGTCGCCCGCTTCGGCAGCTACATCGCTCCGGGGGTGGTAATGATGCCCAGTTACGTAAACGTCGGCGCCTACGTGGGGAGCGGCACCATGATCGACACCTGGGCGACCGTAGGTTCCTGCGCGCAGGTCGGCAACGATGTCCACTTGTCGGGAGGGGTGGGCATCGGAGGCGTACTGGAGCCTCTGCAGGCCAACCCCACGATTATCGAGGACGGTTGCTTCATCGGGGCGCGCTCCGAGATCGTAGAGGGGGTTGTCGTCGGCGAGGGCGCGGTAATTTCAATGGGCGTGTACATCGGCCAGAGCACTCGCATATACAACCGGGAAACCGGGGAAGTCCGCCACGGCTACGTGCCTCCGGGAGCAGTGGTGGTGCCGGGGGCGCTACCGGCGAAAGATGGAACGCACAGCTTGTACTGTGCGGTGATCGTCAAGCAAGTGGATGCCAATACCCGCGACAAAACGGGGATTAACCGCCTGTTAAGGGACCTGTGACAGGGGCGCCTGCCGCATCCTCTCCAGGGCCTCCCTGACCTTGCCGGCAAGCCGGTCCGCAAGGTTCTCCACCTGGGCTTCTCCCGGGCCTTCCACCAGGATCCGCAAGACCGGCTCGGTCCCCGAGGGGCGCAGTACGACCCGGCCTGCGTCCCCCAGCTCGTCCTCGGCGCCGGCCACCGCTTCCTGTATTTCCGGCAAGGAGGAGATATGCTGCCCCTGCCGCGTCCGAATGTTGATCATCTGTTGAGGAAATTTGCGCATACCGGACTTCAGATGGCACAGGGAGCGGCCAGTGCGCCGCATGGCGTCCAGCACCTGAAGGGCGGACACGATGCCGTCGCCAGTGGGCATGTGGGCCATGGAAATGATGTGCCCGGAAGGCTCGCCGCCCAGTTTCAGCCCGCGTTGCAACAAGGCCTCGGCGATGTAGCGGTCACCGACGGGAGTCCGGTGCAATTCGAGCCCCAGGCGACGCAGGGCCTGCTCAAGGCCCAGGTTGCTCATCACGGTGCCGACCACCGTGCCGGCCAGTTCCTTGCGACGGGCACTGGCGATGACATACAGCAACTCGTCGCCGTCCAACAATTCGCCACGCTCGTCCGCCATGATCACCCGGTCGCCGTCGCCGTCCAGGGCAATCCCCAGGTCGGCGCCCTGGTTCTGCATCTCGCAGCGCATGAGCTCGGGCGAAACCGATCCGCAGTCGCGGTTAATGTTCAACCCGTCGGGTTCCACTCCGATGGCGGTGACCTGCGCCCCCAATTCCTCGAACAGCCGAGGCGCGACGCGGTAGGCAGCGCCGTGGGCGCAGTCCAGCACCAAACGTAATCCCTGCAGGTCCAACTTGTCCTTGAACAGGTTCTTGCAGAACTCAATGTAACGTCGCGGCGCGTTGCCGAGGCGGCGGGCCTTGCCCAGGCGTTCGGAGGCAACCGTGCGACAGGGTTCCTCCATGAGGGCCTCAATGGCGATCTCCGTCGCATCCGAGATCTTGCTCCCATCAGAGCGGAAAATTTTGATGCCGTTGTCGCAATACAGGTTATGCGAGGCGCTAATGGCGATACCCGCGCAGGCGCGCGTCTCTCTGGTGAGTACGGAGATCGCGGGGGTGGGCATCGGCCCCAGCAAGCACACGTCGGCGCCGGCGGCGGCCAGGCCCGCCTCCAAGGCCGATTCCAACAGATAGCCGGAGATGCGGGTATCCTTGCCGATCAGGACGTTGCCGCGCCGCCCGCCGCTCAGGACGCAACCGGCGGCCCATCCCAGCTGCAGGACGAACTCGGGGGTAATCGGCGCCTCGCCAAGCCGCCCGCGGATGCCGTCGGTGCCGAAGTACCGCTTGCGAGAACCGGCAATCCCGGGG containing:
- the dapD gene encoding 2,3,4,5-tetrahydropyridine-2,6-dicarboxylate N-succinyltransferase, with the translated sequence MSGNSNTEQLQETIEEGFARCEQLSPDRAAEAPLREAVQQALAELNEGRLRVAEKHDGKWRVRQWLKKAILLSFRLEANRRIPGGFTNYYDKVRPKFSDMEEKQFAALGIRAVPPAVARFGSYIAPGVVMMPSYVNVGAYVGSGTMIDTWATVGSCAQVGNDVHLSGGVGIGGVLEPLQANPTIIEDGCFIGARSEIVEGVVVGEGAVISMGVYIGQSTRIYNRETGEVRHGYVPPGAVVVPGALPAKDGTHSLYCAVIVKQVDANTRDKTGINRLLRDL
- the glmM gene encoding phosphoglucosamine mutase; translated protein: MAGSRKRYFGTDGIRGRLGEAPITPEFVLQLGWAAGCVLSGGRRGNVLIGKDTRISGYLLESALEAGLAAAGADVCLLGPMPTPAISVLTRETRACAGIAISASHNLYCDNGIKIFRSDGSKISDATEIAIEALMEEPCRTVASERLGKARRLGNAPRRYIEFCKNLFKDKLDLQGLRLVLDCAHGAAYRVAPRLFEELGAQVTAIGVEPDGLNINRDCGSVSPELMRCEMQNQGADLGIALDGDGDRVIMADERGELLDGDELLYVIASARRKELAGTVVGTVMSNLGLEQALRRLGLELHRTPVGDRYIAEALLQRGLKLGGEPSGHIISMAHMPTGDGIVSALQVLDAMRRTGRSLCHLKSGMRKFPQQMINIRTRQGQHISSLPEIQEAVAGAEDELGDAGRVVLRPSGTEPVLRILVEGPGEAQVENLADRLAGKVREALERMRQAPLSQVP